The following are encoded together in the Anaerostipes caccae L1-92 genome:
- a CDS encoding glutamate synthase-related protein — MSIFKCSICGYVYDEESESVPFSQLEADYTCPVCKASKDKFEPAEGKRTPSPIKDNPLAYPDAFAKSDSKEFPQMDAIHQMALTGSSVVDAMGTLKPMISWDDILIMGAQLNPAPLNAGDPVDTKTVIGKKAKKPMEIYHPIYVSHMSFGALSKELKTALAKGSAMSKTAMCSGEGGILPEERQAAYKYIFEYVPNLYSVTEENLRSADAIEIKIGQGTKPGMGGHLPGDKVTPEIAKIRNKPLGEDVISPSKFPNLNSKEDLKTMVDWLKDTSGGRPVGVKIAAGHIEQDLEWIAYADADFVTIDGRGGATGASPRTLKDNTSIPTIFALSRARKYLDRHHLSMDLVITGGLRLPGDFAKALAMGADAVAIASAALVAAACQQYRICNTGQCPVGVATQDEELRKRLHIDHSAKRLCNYLNVCRSELEMFGRITGHANIHDLSVSDLRTTNREISEYTDIEHV; from the coding sequence ATGAGTATTTTTAAATGCAGTATCTGCGGCTACGTCTACGACGAGGAAAGTGAATCCGTCCCCTTTTCCCAGCTGGAAGCTGACTATACATGTCCGGTCTGCAAGGCATCAAAAGATAAATTTGAACCCGCAGAAGGCAAAAGAACTCCTTCGCCCATAAAAGATAACCCCCTGGCTTACCCCGATGCTTTTGCAAAATCTGATTCAAAAGAATTTCCGCAGATGGATGCCATACATCAGATGGCTCTTACGGGTTCGTCAGTCGTTGATGCCATGGGCACCTTAAAGCCCATGATATCCTGGGATGATATTTTAATCATGGGCGCTCAGCTGAACCCGGCACCACTAAATGCGGGCGATCCTGTGGACACCAAAACAGTGATCGGTAAAAAAGCCAAAAAGCCAATGGAAATATATCACCCCATCTATGTATCCCATATGTCTTTCGGTGCCTTATCCAAAGAGTTAAAAACCGCACTTGCAAAAGGCAGCGCCATGTCCAAGACCGCCATGTGCAGCGGCGAAGGAGGAATCCTTCCCGAAGAACGGCAGGCAGCTTACAAGTACATATTTGAATATGTTCCGAACCTGTACAGTGTCACAGAAGAAAATCTCCGCAGCGCAGATGCCATAGAAATTAAAATCGGACAGGGAACCAAGCCCGGCATGGGCGGACACCTGCCCGGAGACAAAGTTACCCCGGAGATTGCAAAGATCAGAAATAAGCCTTTAGGTGAGGATGTCATCAGCCCCTCCAAGTTTCCGAATCTTAATTCCAAAGAGGATTTAAAGACAATGGTAGACTGGCTGAAAGATACCTCCGGCGGAAGACCAGTAGGCGTAAAGATCGCAGCCGGACATATCGAACAGGATCTTGAATGGATTGCATATGCCGATGCCGACTTTGTCACCATAGACGGGCGGGGCGGGGCCACAGGTGCCAGTCCACGGACATTAAAGGACAACACTTCCATCCCTACGATCTTTGCACTGTCCAGAGCCAGAAAATATCTGGACCGGCATCATCTTTCCATGGATCTGGTCATCACCGGAGGACTCAGGCTTCCGGGGGATTTTGCGAAAGCACTGGCCATGGGTGCAGATGCCGTGGCGATCGCTTCGGCTGCTCTTGTAGCTGCTGCCTGCCAGCAGTATCGTATCTGCAACACAGGACAGTGTCCGGTCGGCGTTGCCACCCAGGATGAAGAATTGAGAAAACGGCTTCATATCGATCATTCGGCCAAACGGCTCTGCAACTACCTGAATGTGTGCAGGTCTGAGCTGGAAATGTTCGGACGCATTACCGGCCACGCAAATATCCATGATCTTAGTGTTTCAGATCTCAGGACAACCAACAGGGAAATATCAGAGTATACGGACATTGAACATGTGTGA
- a CDS encoding TatD family hydrolase, producing MIFETHAHYDDEQFDKDREELLDSMEKNGIGTIVNIGSNMETSRWTVKAADKYPFLYGAVGVHPSDTGEMKTKDLAELKKYASNPKILAIGEIGLDYYWDEPERPIQKKWFEAQMELARETKLPMVIHSRDAAKDTEDMMRAARAEEIGGVVHCFSYPKEMARKFLDMGFYLGIGGVVTFKNSRTLKEVVSYAPLDRILLETDSPYLSPEPNRGKRNSSLNLPYVAEQIAALKGISTKEIIEVTEQNARNMYRMKEV from the coding sequence ATGATTTTTGAAACCCATGCTCATTATGACGATGAGCAGTTTGACAAAGACCGGGAAGAACTGCTGGATTCCATGGAGAAGAATGGGATCGGGACCATTGTAAACATTGGTTCCAATATGGAAACGTCACGGTGGACGGTAAAAGCTGCAGATAAGTATCCGTTTCTTTATGGCGCGGTGGGGGTTCATCCGTCAGATACCGGTGAAATGAAAACAAAGGATCTGGCTGAGCTTAAAAAATATGCATCAAATCCCAAGATTCTGGCTATTGGAGAGATTGGACTGGATTATTACTGGGATGAACCCGAACGTCCTATACAGAAAAAATGGTTTGAAGCACAGATGGAGCTCGCCAGGGAGACAAAGCTTCCGATGGTGATCCACAGCCGGGATGCCGCGAAAGATACAGAGGATATGATGCGGGCAGCCCGCGCCGAGGAGATTGGGGGAGTGGTTCACTGCTTTTCTTACCCAAAAGAAATGGCGAGGAAGTTTTTAGATATGGGATTTTATCTTGGAATCGGAGGAGTTGTCACATTTAAAAACAGCAGGACATTAAAAGAGGTTGTCTCCTATGCACCGCTGGACAGAATTTTGCTGGAGACGGACAGCCCTTATCTTTCTCCGGAACCAAACCGGGGAAAGAGAAATTCTTCTTTAAATCTGCCGTATGTGGCAGAACAGATTGCCGCACTCAAAGGGATCAGCACAAAGGAAATTATTGAGGTCACAGAACAAAATGCCAGGAACATGTACCGGATGAAAGAGGTTTAG